The Sulfolobus acidocaldarius DSM 639 genome has a window encoding:
- a CDS encoding ATP-binding cassette domain-containing protein, translating to MILVSNGLTKVLGKRKALDNVSFKAEGKNIVVLGHNGSGKTTLLNIISGLLRPNSGNLTINGIEPYRHKGSVLKLLSFSFEKPRFELNMKVRDYYSFLKEFEDSDCMEFFWEQLDMKSLANSHINDLSSGQTQLINMSQAICRKTEIKVLDEPFAHLDPMKVGLLGEYLLKRGFEFVITTHVADEADWLADYLVILRDGKLVWSGSYEEIKDSNIYEVFVRYNMTDLGLEVLSKVQSVMVVKSTEEQLSRMLKEGKILGFKSIGVRRYYK from the coding sequence ATGATCCTGGTGTCCAACGGTTTAACAAAGGTCTTAGGAAAGCGGAAAGCTCTAGATAACGTGAGTTTTAAGGCTGAGGGGAAGAACATTGTAGTATTGGGTCACAACGGCTCAGGAAAGACTACTCTCTTGAACATAATTTCAGGCTTACTTAGACCAAACTCAGGCAACTTAACTATAAACGGCATAGAGCCCTACAGGCATAAGGGAAGTGTACTGAAGCTACTTTCCTTCTCCTTTGAGAAGCCCAGATTTGAGCTCAACATGAAGGTCAGGGATTACTACTCCTTCTTGAAGGAGTTTGAAGACTCTGACTGCATGGAGTTCTTTTGGGAACAGTTGGACATGAAGTCCTTGGCTAACAGTCACATTAACGACCTTTCGAGCGGACAGACACAGCTTATAAACATGTCACAAGCTATATGCAGAAAAACTGAGATTAAGGTGCTTGACGAACCGTTCGCACATCTAGACCCCATGAAGGTTGGGTTACTGGGTGAGTACTTATTAAAGAGGGGCTTCGAGTTCGTGATAACCACCCATGTAGCTGATGAGGCAGACTGGTTAGCCGACTACCTAGTAATACTGAGGGATGGAAAGCTAGTATGGAGTGGGTCTTATGAGGAAATAAAAGACTCAAATATATACGAGGTCTTCGTGAGGTACAATATGACTGACCTGGGTCTTGAAGTTTTATCCAAAGTTCAGAGTGTCATGGTAGTTAAGTCCACTGAGGAACAACTGAGCAGGATGCTTAAGGAGGGAAAGATATTAGGTTTTAAGAGTATAGGGGTGAGGAGATATTATAAGTAA